From Anopheles darlingi chromosome 2, idAnoDarlMG_H_01, whole genome shotgun sequence, the proteins below share one genomic window:
- the LOC125959469 gene encoding LOW QUALITY PROTEIN: fibrinogen C domain-containing protein 1-like (The sequence of the model RefSeq protein was modified relative to this genomic sequence to represent the inferred CDS: inserted 2 bases in 1 codon; deleted 1 base in 1 codon) codes for MTTIRKENNIGHNLSVLQDRSWPILAQQTACANHDALREKLFDFIPKNNQSVNGSTPAASTIPKIDPSYASYKDVASNVSGTYLIRAKSGSPVYCEQLLPVYCEQQQFGGGWLVFQYRYDGSVDFDRNWTEFKNGFGDIKKEFSLGLEKLHQLTSVRAYELIVELKDYSGTYKYARYNRFEIGSESEQYSIKTLGTYXGTAGDSLEYQKGMKFTTKDRDNDEKSTNCAIDFEGAWWHKKCHRSHLNGRYLNVDSIKQLSWYHVQNNRQGMSYSRMMIRPV; via the exons ATGACCACAATCCGGAAAG AAAACAACATCGGGCATAATCTAAGCGTACTACAGGATCGATCGTGGCCGATCCTCGCTCAGCAGACAGCGTGTGCCAATCATGATGCGTTACGAGAGAAACTCTTCGATTTTATTCccaaaaacaatcaatcgGTTAATGG CTCAACACCAGCTGCCTCGACAATACCCAAGATTGATCCATCCTATGCATCGTACAAGGATGTAGCATCAAATGTGTCTGGGACCTACCTAATTCGTGCCAAGAGTGGAAGTCCCGTGTATTGTGAACAATTATTACCCGTGTATTGTGAACAACAGCAGTTTGGTGGCGGGTGGCTCGTATTTCAGTATCGATACGATGGATCAGTGGATTTTGATCGTAACTGGACTGAATTCAAGAATGGATTCGGAGATATCAAGAAAGAGTTCTCGTTAGGGCTGGAGAAGTTGCACCAGCTCACATCGGTTCGTGCGTATGAGTTGATAGTGGAATTAAAAGACTATAGCGGCACATATAAATATGCCCGGTATAATAGATTTGAGATCGGAAGTGAAAGCgagcagtatagcataaagaCGTTAGGGACATA TGGAACCGCTGGTGACTCTCTGGAGTAtcagaaagggatgaaattcacGACTAAAGATCGCGATAATGATGAGAAATCGACCAATTGCGCTATAGATTTTGAAGGGGCCTGGTGGCACAAAAAATGTCATCGTTCACATTTGAACGGGCGATATCTTAACGTAGACAGT ATAAAACAATTGAGTTGGTACCATGTCCAAAATAACCGTCAAGGAATGAGCTATTCAAGAATGATGATTCGTCCCGTATAG
- the LOC125952627 gene encoding ectopic P granules protein 5 homolog: MASQMQTHTLADFTPVSKIYPALPAVSHTQQQHATQQWVGLVGELQNGNLVTLNREQIGQLFPPNATHELHALKIGFATRECPANFCQQQAFVEHSLYVLLDEYMRKSIQEVKQRDSLRSCRKTYEKLQSEIWRKTSKRFSGTAFCADGKLVTASTVESVMVLDDTIVKRYERVGKEIEERMYELNKTHLATAGKAAEIEDYIRVQLGGGSQDISKGRPNVKVDGLRVSLSILFYFLRTSRGKPGHKSPRRTRNTTSGEQSMSPLDSVGDRECFSDNVRGWMRLVAKTIVWLGTAEDRINVMLQLLHCEAGTASWCRELIYPLQPSQEKTSKVLTDDELRQVLKMLELGLALHPDRDSFVKPPPESEDTCIVELNSVGHVISASITDDGLECEATDQQTDWQVVDSDGEDCTGSEQVAPLKEDDMSGFLEQIPFTDVFGTLMAVGGADTLANGTMVSLHRILRSTTIALEIVRVLAIGLRTYRNQDRYENLIRRLGRLIAHTVHYVADILQMYPDRANQNDPAHKEFQRLVGRAICSFSCLRDSASWHSLLALPFQLLSYPVIWWLYSGLLADVEDWSEGTALSELVPNDDGEQRAVRMDTHYRRLLERTPKDVYYVCQLMVSLVDGRNVLVETGIFHVIVKDFFQLLLRIDHATQPVLVEYIFSELNYLLSKHPFLCEALIVELQWCAQQESSTADRLPGVKYLQEVFRLLPFRSYSPTVTCVDKMNHILTGVKMTGYYAVLVLEVLRSFDYGAIVNNELWISQPIQLYILRTVIGAHRQHVPFDLKGIPASSVDKPIVEAFDGLCWEIVGKLRVHHLDQSQQHVMRIMHEPDVALREVPAAELLPEIHAGITERRAIAVYAAMLATTLGHWIPVFCQSGARLLSEQLVGLSRKSVLRCLQLIVPLFHECPESLSSCEPFLNLLSKAIGKAAKDRWWSSGSEGEDVPEESTELRVYCLASRMVYLQLRDYQAYGLASPAALVVVWVQSLTSLPAWKKCPQVLRMLDVIADLAHHYPDAWNQMKLLLAPHYSQMAEAKSSKGVKGLLFMRGNDDESLYNIKPNLIALSMMSYDLEFEITEQELWYRLLVTLTSDPSIPINVALRQIYTQDLGQQDAPPMGDQLVLYKIARQIVASDYKHPMQLFLWQRFIHVYYTMLPSATGGLPAVHGAINRLYEYDKKLLDKLIASGRTLRDYYAKLTPPDSPGRTSDTEEAKTVQAQLYQHIAEFFETCLVWLQSDMLDGLTLASLGTLPVTFNPALLHMCLDKAKNCLSQYNDKRAELHRFVRLRESWKIVFGHYLTPAKVHPRLMGASNAGLSVETNKHDPTSILKSMEMRLKGYGSPVELEPCESLPPIVPLYRLTVDAEPRAIVAGLEKAIESVIQFATRQYLPAWDNVHQLQEQYSEMIPKRYFEEREVKRMLTECRMLTKRCTGAVTVSVVVTKTIEREPVRQKMDHNRSKLNEALKSAIHTPASIMQALHRASGLLVQLNQWITESGELGIQMLPQNHCVRTLIGSFVPKMISYGHLHCPATEHVLEASFAMFMRGVPSLVYDPLVLCVQRSLQQSDEAILDFLPYVKAADIPCSHMVQLYTRLLMQNYRRKLEKRVFLTIFDDQFDLAEWLKNNTTVTGELEALARKVIETLCSPDKTSPSTPCNEELDLSQKFHATLLRHLLALLEYNFPVHYELILLELLNGCEQRHLQPEVLLAVNNSLRRQWHVPPLTIAINEPGARALLDAFVGRQYGGAWRVGIFNMVSGVIFRLSERFVTQRTQNCLHGLYPEYRAYVMPLALTLATLAHAYIEIVIPLQMSSLKEAEAETLSVWSILCKLFSAWVEPYEKTNLASWIQQFRPNGQQDLLLPWSELYVAEASQMLTAFTYCIESLVAKLNDSMRSFSGGHYDSSSRVLELVFEWYERNFAHRSVATSVLTPVNVQLLTLPWESLRPGGTALEAFDRVLDRFAPAAHQFASQVFIRCRWERMSDDFRAMPMADLLTVCVKLAHEPTVHTSGRASMLETLAKLSGMRWIELEVRAVEQTLDWFVMSADPSIMLQLASFAVASIDEAILNLLLIVSGLRYNEFNGEQEQSNEDQQRKRELFVRCAVRLLLTYAKRNKKALASPTGVAQFAAAIQKLVENIAYTMINIPEDPNRLNDRREGAGGSTLLLQLFDAIKGFVAEDAFPFFTKAIRNEMEKDITGMHLFVTSAIRGCFLYSDRVPREILLTMEDALNRYFCSSKHSCPSSGLATPEEVINSGSDAGQDCVAKFSGQWISILNLVDPIVLNSWLVPIEQFNTEATTLLTLHLSLMGRCILATSTADKLQTLVQLQKQLKKIEVSTQLEPRLYLLWGMMAYVLMTLLPVTGNDDELALQEFLQHLRSVLRGPQGTVNRLMQSALSLYKGTACSPTRRAVVRLLIACLTFCQQALRVTSGRNFDELPAQMPAADEHDDGFHMVEDSSTTSQGREQPLVKLCSGLRSNILEIVNEAPGVLASQRNLQTASWAPYLENIRRRMDSAGQVVTLAEIVQECVAPVCVDVICVLGGRNTDLLMRSALPVWRKMGCV; this comes from the exons ATGGCATCGCAGATGCAAACCCATACGCTTGCGGACTTCACTCCAGTTTCCAAAATCTATCCTGCGCTTCCAGCCGTTAGCCatacgcagcaacagcatgcaaCCCAACAATGGGTCGGACTAGTTGGTGAGCTTCAGAATGGTAACCTTGTGACATTGAATCGTGAACAAATCGGTCAGTTGTTCCCACCAAACGCAACCCACGAGCTGCACGCTTTGAAGATCGGCTTTGCAACGCGTGAATGCCCTGCTAACTtttgccagcagcaagcattcGTCGAACACTCGCTATATGTCCTACTTGACGAGTATATGCGAAAAAGCATTCAAGAGGTGAAGCAGCGTGACAGTCTCCGTTCCTGCAGAAAGACGTACGAGAAATTGCAGAGCGAGATATGGCGCAAAACATCGAAGCGTTTCAGCGGAACCGCGTTCTGCGCTGATGGAAAGCTGGTCACGGCGTCCACTGTTGAGTC tgtgatggtgctggatgATACGATCGTGAAGCGGTACGAACGTGTTGGAAAGGAGATTGAAGAGCGAATGTACGAGCTGAACAAGACTCACCTGGCGACAGCGGGTAAGGCTGCTGAGATCGAGGATTACATACGAGTTCAGCTTGGAGGTGGAAGCCAAGACATCAGCAAGGGTCGTCCTAATGTAAAAGTAGATGGATTGCGAGTTAGCTTGTCAatcctgttttattttctgcgAACAAGCCGTGGAAAACCAGGCCATAAGTCTCCGAGACGAACTCGTAACACTACATCCGGGGAACAATCAATGAGCCCGTTAGATTCGGTTGGCGACCGCGAGTGTTTCAGTGATAATGTCCGTGGATGGATGCGTCTGGTAGCCAAAACGATCGTTTGGTTGGGCACCGCCGAAGATCGCATAAACGTAATGTTGCAGTTGTTACATTGCGAGGCTGGGACGGCTTCTTGGTGCAGAGAATTGATATACCCACTGCAGCCATCCCAAGAGAAGACATCTAAAGTGCTAACGGATGATGAGTTGAGGCAGGTGTTGAAAATGCTAGAGCTTGGTTTGGCGCTCCATCCGGATCGCGATTCGTTCGTAAAACCTCCGCCGGAATCAGAAGATACGTGTATCGTGGAGTTGAACAGTGTAGGCCATGTGATATCTGCTTCTATTACGGATGATGGTTTAGAATGTGAGGCAACTGATCAGCAGACCGACTGGCAGGTGGTGGATAGTGATGGTGAAGATTGCACCGGTTCCGAACAGGTTGCTCCCTTGAAGGAGGACGATATGAGCGGCTTTCTCGAGCAGATCCCGTTTACGGACGTGTTTGGAACGCTGATGGCCGTCGGTGGTGCCGACACGCTGGCTAACGGTACGATGGTGAGCTTGCATCGCATTCTCCGCTCAACTACCATCGCCCTCGAGATTGTCCGGGTGCTAGCAATCGGTTTGCGCACTTACCGCAACCAGGATCGCTACGAAAACCTCATTCGACGCCTTGGCCGGTTGATTGCTCACACGGTACACTATGTGGCCGATATTCTGCAAATGTATCCGGATCGGGCGAATCAGAATGATCCGGCACATAAAGAGTTCCAGCGGCTAGTAGGCCGAGCCATTTGTTCCTTCTCATGTCTTCGTGACAGTGCCAGCTGGCACTCGTTGTTGGCTCTGCCGTTTCAGTTGCTTTCTTATCCTGTGATATGGTGGCTGTACAGTGGTTTGTTGGCGGATGTAGAGGACTGGAGTGAAGGGACGGCTCTATCGGAGCTAGTACCGAACGACGATGGTGAACAGCGTGCGGTGCGCATGGATACGCACTATCGGCGGCTGCTCGAACGAACGCCGAAGGACGTGTACTACGTATGTCAGCTGATGGTTAGCTTGGTAGATGGTCGCAACGTTCTCGTCGAGACTGGCATTTTTCATGTAATAGTGAAAGATTTTTTCCAA CTTCTACTCCGTATCGATCATGCTACTCAGCCGGTGCTGGTTGAGTACATCTTCAGTGAGCTTAACTACTTGCTCAGTAAGCATCCTTTCCTGTGTGAAGCACTGATTGTTGAACTCCAGTGGTGCGCGCAACAAGAATCCTCGACAGCTGATCGATTGCCGGGTGTCAAGTATTTGCAAGAAGTGTTTCGTCTACTCCCATTCCGCAGCTACTCACCAACTGTAACGTGCGTCGATAAAATGAATCACATACTAACCGGAGTGAAGATGACAGGATACTACGCAGTACTTGTACTAGAGGTGCTTCGGAGCTTCGACTATGGAGCCATTGT TAACAATGAGCTTTGGATATCGCAGCCCATTCAATTGTACATTCTGCGCACGGTCATTGGAGCACATCGACAACATGTTCCTTTTGATTTAAAAGGAATCCCGGCATCGAGTGTAGACAAGCCAATAGTCGAAGCGTTCGACGGGCTCTGCTGGGAAATTGTTGGCAAATTAAGAGTACATCATCTCGATCAATCGCAACAGCATGTGATGCGCATTATGCATGAACCGGATGTCGCCCTTCGTGAAGTCCCAGCTGCTGAATTGTTGCCAGAGATACATGCTGGTATCACTGAACGACGTGCGATAGCCGTTTATGCAGCGATGCTCGCTACTACGCTCGGTCATTGGATACCGGTGTTCTGTCAATCTGGCGCTCGGCTTCTATCTGAGCAGCTCGTTGGTCTGAGCCGTAAATCCGTGTTGCGATGTTTGCAGCTGATCGTCCCACTGTTTCACGAATGTCCAGAGAGCTTGAGTAGTTGTGAACCATTTCTAAACCTCCTCAGCAAGGCTATCGGTAAAGCGGCGAAGGACCGTTGGTGGTCCAGCGGtagcgaaggagaagatgtTCCCGAAGAGAGCACTGAACTGCGCGTGTACTGTTTGGCCTCGAGAATGGTTTACCTACAGCTGCGCGATTATCAGGCATATGGATTGGCGTCACCTGCAGCTttagtggtggtgtgggtgcAATCTTTAACATCACTTCCGGCGTGGAAGAAGTGTCCGCAGGTACTCCGTATGCTTGACGTAATAGCCGATCTAGCACATCACTATCCGGATGCTTGGAATCAGATGAAGTTACTGCTTGCGCCTCATTATTCG CAAATGGCAGAAGCAAAATCGTCTAAAGGGGTCAAAGGACTCCTTTTCATGAGGGGCAACGATGACGAATCACTATACAACATTAAACCCAACCTAATCGCCCTGTCCATGATGAGCTACGATCTGGAGTTTGAGATTACCGAGCAGGAATTGTGGTATCGATTGCTTGTCACACTTACCAGCGATCCTTCCATTCCTATAAACGTTGCTTTGAGACAGATTTACACACAGGACCTCGGTCAGCAGGATGCACCACCAATGGGAGATCAGCTAGTGTTGTACAAGATCGCTCGCCAAATCGTTGCTTCCGACTATAAGCACCCAATGCAGCTATTTCTTTGGCAGCGATTTATTCACGTCTACTACACAATGCTACCATCTGCAACGGGCGGCCTCCCGGCTGTTCACGGTGCGATAAATCGGTTGTACGAGTACGATAAGAAACTTCTAGACAAGCTGATTGCTTCAGGACGAACACTGCGTGATTATTATGCCAAACTTACGCCCCCGGATAGTCCAGGACGTACCAGTGATACTGAGGAAGCTAAAACTGTGCAGGCACAGCTTTATCAGCACATAGCTGA GTTTTTCGAAACATGCCTGGTCTGGTTGCAAAGTGATATGCTGGATGGTTTAACGCTGGCTTCGCTAGGAACTTTGCCTGTTACTTTTAATCCTGCACTGCTACACATGTGCTTGGACAAAGCCAAG aattGTCTGTCTCAGTACAACGATAAGCGAGCTGAATTACACCGTTTCGTACGCTTACGCGAGTCCTGGAAGATAGTGTTTGGTCATTACCTAACCCCGGCAAAAGTACATCCTCGTCTGATGGGCGCTAGTAATGCTGGTTTATCCGTTGAAACCAACAAACATGATCCAACATCGATACTGAAGTCTATGGAAATGCGGCTGAAAGGGTATGGATCTCCCGTAGAATTGGAACCATGCGAAAGCCTCCCACCAATCGTTCCGTTGTATCGGCTAACAGTCGATGCCGAACCTCGAGCCATTGTGGCTGGCCTCGAGAAAGCGATCGAGTCGGTGATACAGTTTGCTACGAGGCAATACCTGCCGGCATGGGATAACGTACACCAGCTGCAGGAGCAGTATAGTGAAATGATTCCGAAGCGCTACTTTGAGGAAAGGGAAGTTAAACGGATGCTGACCGAGTGTCGAATGCTAACCAAGCGCTGTACCGGGGCCGTCACCGTGTCTGTTGTCGTAACTAAAACCATCGAGCGTGAACCGGTACGCCAGAAGATGGACCATAATCGTTCCAAACTGAACGAAGCGTTGAAATCAGCCATCCACACACCGGCTTCAATAATGCAGGCACTGCATCGCGCCAGCGGACTTTTGGTACAGCTAAACCAGTGGATAACGGAGTCAGGAGAGCTTGGGATTCAAATGTTGCCCCAAAATCATTGTGTGAGGACGCtgattggttcgttcgttccgaagATGATATCGTATGGCCACTTGCACTGCCCTGCGACTGAACACGTACTTGAAGCATCTTTCGCAATGTTTATG CGCGGCGTGCCATCACTGGTGTATGATCCATTAGTACTGTGCGTGCAGAGATCGCTGCAGCAGTCCGATGAGGCGATTCTTGATTTTTTGCCGTACGTAAAAGCAGCCGATATTCCTTGCAGTCATATGGTGCAGCTATATACTCGGTTACTCATGCAAAACTATCGCCGAAAACTCGAGAAGCGCGTTTTCCTTACCATCTTCGATGATCAG TTTGATCTTGCAGAATGGTTAAAGAATAACACAACAGTAACTGGTGAATTGGAAGCGTTAGCTAGAAAAGTAATCGAAACGCTATGCAGCCCCGATAAGACATCGCCAAGCACTCCGTGCAACGAGGAGCTCGATCTATCGCAAAAGTTTCATGCG ACGCTGCTGCGCCATCTTCTGGCCCTGCTCGAGTACAACTTTCCTGTCCATTATGAGCTAATTTTATTGGAGCTACTCAACGGTTGCGAGCAACGTCATCTTCAGCCGGAGGTGCTACTAGCCGTAAACAATAGCTTGCGTCGCCAGTGGCATGTGCCGCCGCTAACCATCGCCATTAATGAGCCTGGTGCACGTGCGCTCTTGGATGCTTTCGTCGGGCGACAGTATGGCGGTGCGTGGCGCGTCGGCATCTTCAACATGGTGTCTGGTGTGATATTTCGTCTCTCAGAACGTTTCGTTACGCAGCGAACACAAAATTGCCTCCATGGACTTTATCCGGAATACCGGGCTTATGTGATGCCCCTTGCGCTAACGCTAGCAACGCTCGCTCATGCATACATCGAAATCGTTATTCCGTTACAGATGAGCAGTTTGAAGGAGGCAGAAGCGG AAACACTCTCGGTATGGTCAATATTGTGCAAACTGTTCTCTGCCTGGGTGGAACCGTACGAAAAAACCAATCTTGCTAGCTGGATTCAACAGTTCCGTCCCAACGGTCAGCAGGATTTACTTCTGCCGTGGAGTGAGTTGTATGTCGCCGAAGCGTCGCAAATGTTGACCGCTTTTACGTACTGCATCGAGTCGCTCGTCGCGAAGCTGAACGATAGTATGCGTTCGTTCTCGGGTGGGCACTACGATAGCAGCTCGCGTGTACTGGAATTAGTGTTTGAATGGTACGAGAGGAACTTTGCTCATCGTTCGGTGGCAACCAGCGTATTGACACCGGTGAACGTGCAATTGCTAACGCTTCCCTGGGAATCGTTGCGACCGGGAGGGACAGCACTAGAGGCCTTTGATCGAGTACTGGATCGGTTTGCACCGGCTGCCCATCAGTTCGCGAGTCAGGTATTCATCCGTTGCCGTTGGGAACGGATGTCCGATGATTTCCGGGCAATGCCGATGGCTGATCTGCTCACCGTCTGTGTAAAGCTTGCGCATGAACCAACGGTTCATACGAGCGGTCGTGCATCTATGTTGGAGACGTTGGCGAAGCTATCCGGAATGCGATGGATTGAGTTGGAGGTACGGGCGGTCGAGCAGACACTCGATTGGTTTGTTATGTCAGCAGATCCTTCGATCATGCTTCAGCTGGCATCGTTCGCGGTGGCCTCGATCGATGAAGCCATTCTCAA TcttttgttgattgtttccGGACTTCGCTATAATGAGTTCAATGGTGAACAGGAACAGTCGAACGAAGACCAGCAACGCAAGCGGGAACTATTTGTACGTTGTGCGGTACGCTTACTGCTAACGTATGCCAAGCGTAACAAAAAAGCCCTCGCAAGTCCTACTGGAGTAGCACAGTTTGCGGCAGCAATCCAGAAGTTGGTGGAGAACATAGCTTATACTATGATAAACATTCCAGAAGATCCCAATAGATTGAATGATCGAAGGGAAGGCGCTGGTGGAAGCACGCTCCTCTTGCAATTGTTTGATGCAATCAAAGGCTTTGTCGCTGAGGATGCGTTTCC TTTCTTTACCAAAGCGATAcgcaatgaaatggaaaaggatatCACGGGTATGCACCTGTTCGTCACCAGTGCAATACGGGGTTGTTTTCTGTATAGTGATCGCGTTCCTCGTGAGATCCTGTTAACGATGGAGGATGCCCTGAATCGGTACTTTTGCTCAAGCAAACATTCCTGCCCAAGCTCCGGTCTGGCAACACCGGAAGAAGTGATTAATTCCGGTTCTGATGCTGGTCAAGATTGTGTAGCCAAGTTCAGTGGACAATGGATTTCGATTCTCAATCTCGTTGATCCAATAGTGCTTAATTCATGGCTGGTGCCGATAGAACAATTTAACACGGAGGCAACGACATTGCTTACGCTACATCTCTCACTGATGGGCCGTTGTATACTGGCCACTAGCACCGCTGATAAGTTGCAAACGTTAGTGCAGCTACAGAAGCAGCTGAAAAAGATTGAAGTCAG CACCCAGCTTGAACCGCGTCTCTATCTCTTGTGGGGAATGATGGCTTACGTGCTGATGACACTGTTGCCGGTAACAGGTAATGATGACGAGTTGGCGCTGCAAGAGTTTCTGCAACATCTGCGTTCGGTACTGCGAGGACCGCAGGGTACGGTGAATCGGTTGATGCAGAGCGCTTTAAGTTTGTACAAGGGAACCGCCTGTAGCCCGACAAGGCGTGCCGTCGTACGCTTGCTGATCGCGTGCCTTACCTTCTGTCAGCAAGCCTTGAGGGTCACGTCGGGACGAAATTTCGACGAATTACCAGCGCAAATGCCAGCCGCcgatgagcatgatgatggcttcCACATGGTAGAGgatagcagcaccacctcaCAAGGTAGAGAGCAACCCCTGGTGAAGCTATGCTCCGGCTTGAGAAGCAACATCCTCGAAATAGTAAATGAAGCTCCTGGAGTGCTGGCGAGCCAACGAAACCTTCAAACGGCCAGTTGGGCCCCGTATTTGGAGAACATTCGAAGGCGAATGGATAGTGCAGGCCAAGTGGTGACTTTGGCGGAAATCGTGCAAGAGTGTGTAGCTCCTGTGTGCGTCGATGTAATCTGTGTACTGGGTGGTCGGAACACGGATCTGCTAATGCGATCGGCATTGCCTGTGTGGAGGAAGATGGGCTGTGTGTAA
- the LOC125952658 gene encoding putative lipoyltransferase 2, mitochondrial produces MASRLVQVLHAGKLSYRQGLRLQTAVVNRVRDHNPHVLILTEHEPVYTIGIRTRDYSEEEEHRLLAVGADFVRTNRGGLITFHGPGQLVAYPVLNLRHFQPSVRWYVCHLERTIIELCRRFGLKDAQTTPDTGVWIGDRKICAMGIHVSRYITSHGLALNCDNDLSWFRHIVPCGLAGKGVTSLAQQLAERSIDPRTVEGSLTTDSVTPHFLRCFSDTFECELTTLEDPVQRLLLEESRHEAKG; encoded by the coding sequence ATGGCATCACGATTGGTGCAGGTGCTGCACGCCGGAAAACTCAGCTACCGGCAGGGTCTCCGGTTGCAGACGGCCGTGGTGAACCGGGTGCGAGACCACAATCCACACGTACTGATACTCACCGAGCACGAGCCGGTTTACACGatcggaatccggacgcgggACTAtagcgaggaagaggaacacCGTCTGCTAGCGGTAGGGGCCGATTTCGTCCGCACCAACCGGGGAGGCTTGATAACGTTTCACGGACCGGGCCAGCTCGTGGCGTATCCCGTCCTCAATTTGCGCCACTTCCAACCGAGCGTCCGGTGGTACGTGTGCCACCTGGAACGGACCATTATCGAGCTGTGTCGTCGGTTTGGTCTGAAGGATGCCCAAACGACACCGGATACGGGAGTGTGGATCGGGGATCGCAAGATCTGCGCCATGGGGATACACGTCAGCCGGTACATTACGTCCCACGGTCTGGCACTTAACTGTGACAACGACCTCAGCTGGTTCCGGCATATCGTACCGTGCGGATTGGCCGGCAAAGGTGTGACTTCGCTCGCGCAACAGCTTGCGGAAAGGTCAATCGATCCGCGGACGGTGGAAGGCTCTCTGACGACCGACAGTGTTACCCCGCATTTTCTGCGATGCTTCAGCGATACCTTCGAGTGTGAACTTACGACGTTGGAAGATCCGGtacaacggctgctgctggaagaatCTCGACATGAAGCGAAAGGATGA